aaaaaaagttgaataaaaaatattataaagttcaaatagtgtaagaatatagttttataatattatttttatttgaggatttgaaaaagttggaactgttttgtatttttatttgaaagtttgaaaaaattataatgattagtttaaaaattttgtatttaaattatgtttgaaaataaaataagacgagatcaaattaaaattttgtgtcGTATCTGAGATCCGAACCTTGCCCTAATGTGGTGTAAGTTGCGTTTCATTAACTTTTCATTAAATGAAACTGTGAGTTTTATGGTTGAAGAATGTAATGTACGAGTTTTATTCGGAGAGAGTTTGCATTTTGGTTATACAGTGCATTTCATTATATTGTAAGAACAACTCGCAAGAATATAAGCGGGAAGAGTTTAGTGCAAGTCTCATTGATTGACGTTGTGTTGAACTGTTCTTGGAGGCTGAAAATTTCTCGAAAATTCTCTTCAAGATTTCGAATTAAATCTTGATCAGTTCTTGTCATTGTGTTTGTTCTTGTTCTGTGAAATTGTGGGTTTTTTTGGTTCTGGGCAGAGGATTGAAGGCGGTCCCTAACACAGTATTGGATCATCCATCTTCTATTACTATTAGAATCTCCGCTCCGAACCAataacaaagaaagtaaaacagGCGAAACTAAAGGTTAAAAACTAGGTCTGCCATAACAATGATTTCTATTCTTTTTGGCACCTGGTGTTCGGAAACAGAgtccaatataaaaaaatgaaaattgtgtAAGAGAAGATGAACATCATATTGTTTCCTCCATAAAACTTTGGCGAATCAATGTATATACATCAATGAATTACATGTATCCTAGCGgtagcaaaatagaaagaaaatctGGTGATAATGTTATGATTATCCTACTCCTAGCACTTACAGCTGCGAATAAGCTGATTTTACAAAACAATGGTTGTGCCCCAGCAGCAGAATTACATCAACCGTTGACGATCTAAGTTGATGAAAATATGTTTGACAAGCTCTCCATTAACGACCATTTGCAATCATATTTGTAACCATCTCTTGAAATGCTTGACCTCGGTAATTAATGAATTTTCTTCAGAATCCGCAATGCTTAATCTTCAAGAAAATAATGGAGGATTAAACTCGCTTAAACTCCATATTTTGATCATTGATATCTTCACGACCACTGTCATATATTTCAAGATATGCTTCTTCCCCTTTGTCCTGAGTCCATGAAATAACAAACTAAGATAAAACTAAAACTCACCCAACataaggaaattaagctgaagAGATTCAAATAAAGGATCCTAGTACAACAATATGACAAGACCCAGACACTGCAGAAAACTGCCAGGTCTATTGGGTTGGAGGAGTCAAGTCCGAGGCGACAATTCGACATGAGGCACTTGTACAAATTCATAGAGAGAAAACTAAGTGCTTAATTACCTCTTCCATGTCATCATCAGAAACATTGGGATCATCCAATCTTGAGTACAAGGTTTTTGAGTCATCAATGTCTTTCCCATTACTCAAATCTTCCTGCAATCAACAGAACATATAAATTCCTCacagaaaataaaagatttctTTAGCTAAGAATTTTTGTTCGTAAATATCAACGTCTCTTGTGAAGCAATGTCACCAGTATACCAGTTCAGATTTCACCAACTCAATTCTCTCATGTAAGTCTGAGATGTGATGCTTAAGTGCCTGCAAAAATAGGAGATCAATTCAATGGAAGTGTAAATCATGTAATTTATTCAAGAAGATCAGGAAATTATTATAATGTTACCTCACTCCTTTGAAGTTCAATTGACCGAGCCAATGCCTGCTTTCTTGTCAATAGATTCTTCGGTTTTAGTCCTTGAGGCTGTAGATAGTTCTTCCCACGATATACGATAATTGCATACCCTTTGGTAGTTTTATCTAAAGATACCAGCACTCCACCACTCTCAGCTTCCAAAGAAATAGCAATGTGCTTGACTAGTTCAAACCTTTTTCCTCTCACAATTATCTTTACCAACTCACGATACTTCCAATGTAAGTGCATGTTCTGAATGGTACCATCGTAAACCCCTCGCCTACCTGAAACAGAACACACAGCTTTTGACTCCTCCTAAAGACCATCatcaagaaaagaagaaaagaggctATTCATACCTAGAAGCAGAAAGGGTTTCATGCTCAAACCCATCTTACGAAATAAAAATCTCTCCTCATCAGTTATGGTTTCTAAATCAGTTGGGAGATCTGCTGGTTCCAGATACTCCTGCACTTTTGCTAAAGCCTTCTCAGCCTTCTTAAGCTTCCATTTTGCCTAGGATCAATCAGAATTAGGTATACATCAGAGCTTTAAAAGTCTTAGAATTTTCTTTCCAGACAATAGTGCTGGAAAAGGTTTTTGTGtcatagaatttttatattatatttgctTTAGTCTCATTGTAACTTACAAGAGCTAGTTTATTCTGAAGGTATCTGACTAGCAAAGCATGTCTAGTCAAAGCTGAATCTCTGATCATTTTCTGAACATCTTCACCAGTTGGCTGGTTGCCCCAGCGAGATGTTGCTGCCTTGGTTTCAGCAAGGGTTCCAGCCACCAATGGACCTTTGGAAGCTTTGGCTTTTGACTCAATTAAGGCCAGGGCCCTTTGTCGTGCGTGATCTTCCTCGTCTTGTTGGAGATCAGCTAGCTTCCGCCTCTCTTTCAATGCCTCTGTAACAGCTGGAGGCAAGAAATCATGGCCCCTgtaaaaaacaatatattcCTTGTTTCTGGAAACCAATGTGCCCCCTGTCAATTTCTGCATGCATAGAAATGCAACTGTCAAAAGTAGGAAAAGATTACCCTCAACATTAGGGTAGCCACAATCTGATTGCTATAAGACAGAAGCGAGTAGAACAGAGAAGTCGGACCAACAGTCTTCAAAGATTGaaagaaggaataaaatgaACAGTATCCTGCCTATAAAGATAACATAATTATACAGTTGACTACCATGTCTTGAGCCCTAAAGAATGTGTGTCAGCATGTCTTTGCTATCAAGTCATGTCATAATCAGATTCATAAAATGTGTGTTTGCTGGAAATTTATGAAGAGATGGCATAGTAATTTCAAGTCATTGAATGTGTACTTTCTCTTCACTAAgttatatgaaaatgaaaagagttTGCCACTTTTGCTTTATGTTAATGTGCAAACTAATCACAACATACAGAAATCAATCAATGGTGCAGTAAACAAACTACTCCCAACTTATCAAGTCTCCATATCAAGCATTTTTCATCAATTCCAATCTCTCCATTCACACTAACAAAACCTCACAATTGGAAATTGAGTTGTGTTGCACACTCAATACATAAAATAGCAGACAATTGCATCTagtattttagaaaaaaacaaTCCAGATGATCAAATTCACATGTGAAGTACGAAAATTATCTTAAATCAATGCAATCTGCTCCACGATACTTGACGTTCTACTCTAATGGTTTTTTAAGCAAGGATGGAAACCTAAGAGATCTATTTAAAATACTCCATATACAAACAGCGGGAATGTTTCTGAGCTATGTTATAACAAATAATGTTTCTGAAGTGTTACCTTCAGTTCTTCTGCCATCCTCTCGTTCCGTGTATTCAGTACACCACGTTTGATGGCTATCTTTGCGATAGCACTTCTTTCCCATAGCTTCACCATAGCCCTTGCAAGACCTTGCAGTTCTCTGCTCCTTCCTACAAACATTAAGCATATTCAAAGTAATAAGAAAACATGATTTAGTTAATACGGCCATGAATATGTACATTAAGTATTACGTACCTAAAGCAAAATGTGGAGGCATTGTTCTAGCAAGTCTACGGATGAATGTCATCTCCTTGTTTCTTAGACAATGTCTTAATCCATAAGGAAGAAGTCTGAATGGAGGTCTATATCCAGAAACCACTGCAGGAAGTAAGTCTGCATCCACAGGCAATGGTTCACGACCTGTCCAATCAGTAAAGCGTGGACCCAAATCATCTAACAAATGGTCGAGATCACTAAATTCCATCAGTTCTTCTTCAGATAGATCCTTCAAATACTTTGCAGAATCAGGGATAAAAGGTTTTCTAGCTCTATATGTGTCTACCCCCATGTTATGTGTAGCGTCACTACTAGCAACCTTTGAATCTTCCAACATATTTATGTTAGTCTGACTTTGTCTGGTATATGATTGTACACAAGGAAGTTTGTAGGCTATTCCCCTGTACAACACAACAGAACTGCCTGACCTCCATATAATCAAACCTCCCGTTTTAGCCTGATACAGGCACAAAGATAGTTAACAAAAGATGCTAGAAGATTAATTTCTCCACATATTTGATTATCAAAAGCATAAAACACAAGAAGACAGGACAGACGTATTTcattaaaggaaagaaagccATGAAGAATCCCATCTAACCATAGATTTTTGAGTTCTATCATTACATGGGGTCAAAATAATATCGAAATCATGCTTCAATTTGAATAAgaacaacatatatatagaacCGTGCGATTCAGAAAAGCATACGCCACCATAAGTGTGGAAGCTCCAAAATCTTCAAAATAGTTCCACATATACTGAAACAAAAAATGTGCAAACACTGACCTCTAAAATCTCATGGGTCCTTTTCATGTCAACCGCAAGAGGCCCTTCAAATTTCAACTTCACCACTTCTTGAGACTTCCACTTTTCATGCATAGAATCCACCAAAGCCTGTGTAATTCCCGCAACGCCAACCGTTGTCCTCTCCAGCATCCTCAAAGCTACATTCCTTAGTCTCCGCAGCTCATATTCCGGAAGTGTTCTCTCAGCCAACTCCGTATTGCTCCTCCTCCTCATACCAGATGTCTCTCTCTTCCATGGTAGCCTAATTGAGCCACTATCACCATCCACAGAAGCCacattcttttcaaaatttccagCTTCCCCAGATGGCTTTTCCTTCGAAGAAACTGCATTTCTGCCAATCCATACCTTTGTCTCCTTGCCTTTTTTAACCCCAATTGGAATTTCGGCAAACATATCACCTTCTCTCTCACACTCGCCATTACGAACAACTTCTTGTTGACGAATTTCCACACTTTCATCTCTTTTGGAAACTCCTTTAACAACACCATTTCTCAATGGCCCGCCAGCCCCATCAGAAGTTCCATTTTTTTCACGACGCTTTTGGGGGGCTTCAGGTTCAGAGTCAATACGAAAATTCTTGGTATTACTTCTATGAACCCAAGGAGCCGGAACAAACACGTTCGATAAAACAAAACTCGCTGGCTCACTCACTGACTCTTTATCATCAACTTCTGATTCAGATACGGAAGTCCCAGAAAAATCCCGGTTCTCCTCTTGTTCCTTATGCTCTAGCTTTTCTCGTTGTTCAGGTTCCTCCCATGGAAATTTCTCTCTCGTAGAATCCAGTTTAAGGGACCATTTCTCCCTGATTTGCTCAAAGAAGCTCGGCCTGGGCTTCCTCTTTGTGTTTCCGGTCTCGGAAGATACTAATCTGGTTCTCCGAGATTGAAGGGTATCAACCTGGACCGTCTGCTCAGAACAGGAAATTCTGAATCTGACGAGGTTTCTGGGATTGCTCAAAGAATGGTTTTGGGGTTGGATAAGAAGGCTGTAGAAAGAAGGGGATAAGGGGCAAGTGCGAACCGATGAAGCAGAAGAAGTGCGAGAATTCAGTGAGAAGGATGGAAGCGCCATGGCGTTTGTGCAAATTCTTTAAGCTATTTCTAGGACAGGATTTACGCATATCTCCGACTACCCGACTCTATTAGACGACATGTAGCACGTATGTTATTTCTTTACTCTTCTGTTAAACGACCTGAGTAGGTTTACACTACTTATGAAGAGGATTTTTCCTTTGAGAGATGTTATTTTAGcctttttataaaatacaatatgtcatcttttaaagtaaattttattattcttttatggaTATAGTTTCTCTCTTTCCGAGCTTAATAACCCTACCTTGTTTAAATTTACTATGCTTTAAGCTTAAATACTTgagcttgatatatatatataagtcgaGCTCGAGCAAGCTCGAACTCAACTTAGAATGAGTTTGAaccaatttatttaaaaaaaaaaaaattaaatttattcatgTATCAAGAGTTCATGTCTTTTTAATAAGATTGAACTGTTGTTTTtattacttaacataaattattcaataaaaatcaaatatttatattaaataagctTTTGATAATAAGTAATGTTAGGGGAAAATTTTCCCTTAGGAGTTCGGCCCAACCTGAGAAGGGATGCCATCCGGCTCAAGGCTAGACCTAAGGCCATCCAACTTCGGGCCACATAACTGTAGGTACCCTAACTCAAGAGGGTGTGGGTCAAGCCGACGGCCCGATCGCGTTGTGACCCAAAAGGCACTCAGCACCCCTATTGCCAGGGAAGAAGCAGCACACCACCTTGATGAGATAGTACGATCTAACCCCCCCAGGCCAAGTCTCATTTATGGAACTCTGGTAGAGGCCACTTGAGTAGGGAGGGTATAGAGCTGACTTGGGGATAGGGATAAGTGTCCTCCTCGAGCACCATAGGAAGGTAAGCTGGATAATACTCCTCATATTCtgagaattttcttttaaacaagacTGGCTTAAACATCGGAGGCTCTATCTGGCAACCCACAAGATTGTTGAAGTTGTGAGTAGTTTTGTGTGTGTAGGTACGTGAAAACCCGAGCTCTCGAGCGAGCTAGGGTAGTCCGGCCCAAAGGCGTACAAAATACATCATTAACAAGTAAAAATTTCCTTAATCTAAATAAGAAGAGAGTCATAAAGATAAATGTTTGAACTCAAAAAATTATGGTTTctagaattttgttttcctttcaatctttacatattttaaatactaaaaaatgatatatatatatatatatataactagggATCATTCAAACCTCCCTAGTTGATGTACCagttcattttaattgttatccTGATTTAACTGttgatttatttgataaaaatgttTTGTCTACTTTAACTTTGAATGTTAAAACCTCTGGTTTTAATATGGTTGAAGGAAGCAGACCAATATCCTTAGTATACCGCATCTATGATAGAGTCTTAAGCACTAGCCTTGAGCCAAAGGCTAAGATTAAGTCTCCAAAGAATGAGACCGTCTTGATGTATAGTTCAACTTCGAACTCTAGCATCTCGACACCCAAGATGCTTTTCTGGAAAGATGTAACTCTTCCGGATGAATGGGTACTCAAGCAGGAAATTCCCCCTGTGAAAGTTCCAGCTCAAAACTCAGACCTTAAGAGTATTCAACAGTATTTTGATGGTACTGTAAAGATTTCTTTTGACCAACCTTTAAtcagagaaaaaagaaattctttTGCTGGTTCTAGGTCTTCTTTTAGTTCGGACCAAGATCTGAGAgataaaaatcttgaaagataCTTGAGGGATCATGAAAATCCCAGTCGACCGATTCAGATCAGGGAACTTCAGTCAAAAGAAGGTCCCTCTGACCAAGATataaagttggaaggaatttcaACTAAGTCCCAGATTACTTCTGCTTACTATTCAACCAAGGATGATATTAAATCCAAAGGTAaatccataaaggaagaagTACAAGTAGAAGATGATGCTGAATCAACATCTCCTACAGCTTCTGATATGGTTGCTCCTATCCATCCCAGTCTTTGTGTTTTGGATAAAGCATTAGATAATTTAGATTCTGAACTGCTTGtaattgatatgattaatttacATGCTGATTTTATGTCTAAAGAAAACCATGATAAGCGAAAAACTTATCATAGGATTTACTCAGTTTCTGAGAAACAGAAGATTcgaaaagaatggaagaaaaagatgtATAAGGATAACAAGCACATCTTATTCCTCGATTTCCTTGAAAATCATTATGTttcaaagaattttttaaatgttttaaaaacaagttttactAAAGAAGAAGGCAGGAAAGTTGTAAAACCAGCCACCCTCATTTAGAAACCATCCTTGTTTCAGTCAAAGGGAAAGAAGTAAGAGCTTCACCCTTTAAAATCTCGGATTCAGGTccaaatgaaaatgtttttgcCGAAACAAAAAAGATCACAATTTTGTCAACCAGACCCTCCATACAATATGTCAACAACTCGACCGTATAGAGGATATAGTTGAAAAACCTGTTTTTGAAAAACCTGctttaaagaaaacaattgaaaaaCCTTTGATCGTCCTGCCAGCTGATAggtcaaaaatccattttggagTGACCAATACAATGGCTAAACTTGATCAGATGCTTGCTGAAGTTAAGCAAGAAAAATCCTCTTGTTCTGTTATAGACAGAAACGGCCCAGGGGTTAATTTTGACGATTCCTTTTCTGTGCATACTTGGAATTCTGATGATGATGTttctttgtttgataattcCTTGATTCAGAAAATTGATTTACTTGAAAAAGAGTTCCAGGGTCTTCAAGTTGAAAAACCCGAACTTGCCAGGATATATTCGAGAGACATTAAGCCAATAGGTCTCACGAAAAACTGGTACTCTAGACCCACACCTCCTGATTTACAGTACGAAGAGAGAGGTTCACACTCTCAGTTCTCCGTATCTGCTGACCAAatgtatgaatggaatattgatgggTTTTCTGAGCAAGAAATCCTCAATACTCTAAATCGTATGTCCATGGTTGCTATTGCTTATTACAACAACAAACTCAGCCAGACTGAGATTGTTGATATCCTGACCAGTGGATTTTCAGGGATGCTTCGTTCTTGGTGGGACAAACATCTCACTACCGAAGGAAGGGAAACCATTCGTTCTGCTGTCAAAAGGGACACAGATGGTTTACCCATCTTGCCACCTGAAGAGGACCGAAGAGAAGGAACTCAAGGGTCCCCTGATGGTGTCAACACCCTGATTTTTACTATagttaaacattttgttggaaccccttccaacatcacaaatagagtttttgattatttgaataacttgcgatgcaataaaatgtctgattatcgttggtataaagatgtttttatgtctCGTGTTATGCTTAGAGAAGATTCCCAAAAACCTTACTGGAAGGAGAAGTTCATTGATGGATTGCCTCGTTTGTTCGCCATTAAGGTAAAGGACTCACTTACTGATATTACGGGTTATctgaattatgataattatgCTTACGGTGACATAGTAAGTATGATTCAGaaacttggtattagtatgtgcaatgatcaaagGATGATTGCTCAACATatgaaagatagaaagaaagccaaatatgAGATGGGAAACTTTTGCGAacaatttggccttcctcctattgctccatCTGTACAGCGCAGaaagagttttaaaaagttttcaaaacctCGCAGGGACTATAACAGATCCCGTgaggagttttataaaaaacctgTTTCAAAGCCGGTTTCAAGAAAGAAACCATTTCAGAAAAAGGTTTCAAAAGCCCCTGCAAAGGgaacatgttttaattgtggccaACCTGGACACTATGCGaataagtgtacaaagaagCCACAGGGTTTTAAAAAGaagcttaatgagttaaataTCAATGCCGTTGATCAAGAAGATCTGTTTCATTTACTCGAACATAGATCTCCTACATCCTTGGATGATGATGAACTTAGTTCTAGTGGATCTGATTACCACTCAGACTCTGATCATATTAACTCACCAAACATCAAGTTTGGGTGCAATGATTCTTGTTGTGCTTCTAAAGTCAAAACAATCAATGTTTTAGACGGAGGAAGAGAACAAGGACCTGTTTTGAGTAAAGAGCAGGAACATGAAAACATGCTCCTCTCGATTATCTCACGGATCCAAGACCCTGagctcaaagaaaaatatctcAGAAAGCTTAAGGAAACAAAGACTCGTAAAGAGCCATCGACTTCCAAGGGcaagatttcttttgaagaaactttgggacgttttcaaaaacaaaaactcaaagaTATTTCATTAAATGATTTACAGCATGAAGTATCTCTTGTAAAAAGAGAGATCACTGAACTCAGAGAAGAGATCAAGAATCTCaaatctgaaaatgcatcttttaaacaagatttagcatgtttaaagttggataaagaatttgatcatgaaagtCCTTCTGGTGAATAATCAAACCAGTCAGACCATGCTGAACCCTCCAGTCCAACTAAGGAATTTTGTTTGATTCATCGTTCTGTTCCACAGAAGTGGTTTTGTTTGGTAGAGATTATTGTTAATGATGAATACAAATTCTTTGCTGTTGCTTTAATTGATTTAGGAGCGGATCTTAACTGTATCTGAGAAGGCTTAGTTCCTACCTCCTATTTCGAAAAGTCCGAAGAGAATTTATTCTCGGCAAACGGATCTAAGATGAAGATTCGTTATGAGTTGAACACAGCTCATATCTGCCAGGACAATGTTTGCTTTAAGATTCCTTCTGTGCTTGTTAAGAATTTAACCCATGATGTTATTCTTGGTATGCATTTTCTTAACATGATTTATCCATTCCTTTCTGAAGCCGATGGGATCACCACTGACCCCTTTGGACAAAAAGTTAAGTTTAAGTTTGCTTCTAAGTTTGAACGTGATACTGCTAGAAGATCTGTGTTTTTGCTCtctgcaaaaagaaaacatttagattttcttaaacaagaaattaagTTCAAACGTGTTTCTGATAATTTGCATGATTCCTTGCTTAGATctaaaattgaagattttcaaaaaactttgattTATGAGGTCTGCTCAGAACTTCCTAATGCTTTCTGGCATAGGAAAAAACATGTTGTTTCTTTACCTTATGTTAAAGATTTCTCTGAAAATTTAATTCCAACCAAGGCAAgacctattcaaatgaatagagaaactttggagttttgtaaaaatgaaatCCAGGATCTTCTTGCTAAGAATATCATCAGGCATAGTAAGTCACCCTGGTCGTGTGCAGCTTTTTATGTTCAGAAAATGCTGAGATTGAGCGAGGTACACCCCGTTTACTCATCAATTACAAACCATTGAACAAAGTGTTAGAGTGGATTCGGTATCCCATCCCTAACAAGAATGACTTGGTTCATAGGTTAAGTGATGCAGTTATTTTCTCCAAATTTGACCTTAAGTCTGGATTTTGGCAGATCCAAATTAGGGAGTCAGACAGGTACAAGACTGCTTTCACTACTCCGTTTGGTCACTATGAGTGGAACGTCATGCCATTTGGGCTGAAGAACGCTcatagtgaatttcaaaatattatgaatgatattttcCTGTCATTCACTGATTTTACCATCGTCTACATAGATGATGTTCTTGTTTTctccaaatctattgatgagTACTGGAAACATCTTAAAACGTTTCTTGagatcatcaaaagaaatggacttGTTGTTTCTGCAAAAAAGATTAAACTATTTCAAACCAAGATCAGATTCCTTGGTTACGACATCTTTGAAGGCAAAATCAGGCCCATCCAAAGAGCCATTGAATTTGCTGAGAAGTTTCCTGATGTCATCCTTGACAAAAACCAACTTCAAAGATTTCTTGGTTCCttgaattatattttagatttctacaaggatatgagaaaacaatgtcGCCCGCTTTTTGCGAGATTGCGTTCCAATCCTTCTCCGTGGACTGATGTTCACACCAAAGTTGTTAAACAAATCAAGACACATGTCAAAACTCTTCCGTGTCTTGGAATTCCTACTTCAGATAGCTTCAAGATTGTTGAAACAGACGCCTCTGACACAGGCTATGGCGGCATCCTGAAACAAATTGTTTCACCAGGCTCCTCTGAACAGATTGTTCGCTTCCATTCTGGAACCTGGAACCATGCACAGcataattatagtactattaaaaaagaaattttgtctgtagtactatgtatttctaaatttcaaagtgatttgcttaatcaacattttcttttacgcattgattgcaaaactgctaaaactgttttagaacaagatgttaaaaacattgcatcaaaacagatttttgcacgatggcaagctattttaagtgtttttgattatgaTATTGAATTCATCAAAGGTTCTGATAATTCTATCCCTGATTTCCTTACCCGTGAATTCTTGCAGAaaacatgagtaagaagaagaaatcaGTTCCACCGGTTACTTCACCACCCCCTGCACCTGTTTTACCAATGCTTATGCCTCCGGCATCTGCATCAACTTTGGCTTCCTCCCCACTGGAGATAGCCAATAGATTTACCAGCTTAGGACAAGTTCCTAGGCCTATTCCCCCCAGTTCTTTTGCTTCTACCTTAGCCGCTCCATACGATGTGTATGCGAATCCATTGGCTACGGTAAACCCCAGATTTCCCTCTGCTAACAAAGCAGAATATTTCTTAAAAGCCTGGTTTCAGACTCTGTTTTACATTGAGAAATCGGTAAAAACAGATCCCTTCCAGATTGCTTCTGATCATTTTCCCCGAGGTTTCCATTGGATCCCAGAAGACCCAAATAAAAACCTCGTTTATTATCTTGGAATTTTGGTTAGCACCGGTTCCGTTTCCATTAAATCTATTTATTGTAAAGTTGATCCTTCAAAGATCATCTTTCACAATTGTTATATTCTTTCTGTCATAACAGAGGAAGAATGGGAAACCCACCCTTCTACCTTCAAAACAATCAAGGATTCTAACACTCagtataattattatgattatattgagGCTTGGCTAAAGTTTCCTTTATTTCAAAACCCAGTTATGCAGCACTCTTGGTTCTTCAATTTCGACAAGAAGTGCAAGCAATCTTTTCCTTTGTGGTTTCAGAAATGGTGGCATTTCTTTGGCCCCATTAATGATTTGTTTCCTGATAGTCTTCAACAGGCTATCAAACATTTTACTATTTCCAGtgtatcaaaaaagaaaggacgTGACATTCTACTCCCGCCCTTGCTCCATTTTCGTGCCAAATACAAAATTCCTTAGATTTGTAGATGACAATACACTAAAAAAGATCATATTCTGATTCGCCAATATTTTGTCAAATGGTGGGATAAATTTCCCCATACAAATGACattatttcaagaatttcagttGATTTTCCCCTTGTTGTTCCTAACCTCAAGGATAAACAAGAGTTCCCCTCCCCCACCCCAGTTCAAGCTT
The genomic region above belongs to Carya illinoinensis cultivar Pawnee chromosome 4, C.illinoinensisPawnee_v1, whole genome shotgun sequence and contains:
- the LOC122307946 gene encoding CRM-domain containing factor CFM3, chloroplastic/mitochondrial codes for the protein MALPSFSLNSRTSSASSVRTCPLSPSFYSLLIQPQNHSLSNPRNLVRFRISCSEQTVQVDTLQSRRTRLVSSETGNTKRKPRPSFFEQIREKWSLKLDSTREKFPWEEPEQREKLEHKEQEENRDFSGTSVSESEVDDKESVSEPASFVLSNVFVPAPWVHRSNTKNFRIDSEPEAPQKRREKNGTSDGAGGPLRNGVVKGVSKRDESVEIRQQEVVRNGECEREGDMFAEIPIGVKKGKETKVWIGRNAVSSKEKPSGEAGNFEKNVASVDGDSGSIRLPWKRETSGMRRRSNTELAERTLPEYELRRLRNVALRMLERTTVGVAGITQALVDSMHEKWKSQEVVKLKFEGPLAVDMKRTHEILEAKTGGLIIWRSGSSVVLYRGIAYKLPCVQSYTRQSQTNINMLEDSKVASSDATHNMGVDTYRARKPFIPDSAKYLKDLSEEELMEFSDLDHLLDDLGPRFTDWTGREPLPVDADLLPAVVSGYRPPFRLLPYGLRHCLRNKEMTFIRRLARTMPPHFALGRSRELQGLARAMVKLWERSAIAKIAIKRGVLNTRNERMAEELKKLTGGTLVSRNKEYIVFYRGHDFLPPAVTEALKERRKLADLQQDEEDHARQRALALIESKAKASKGPLVAGTLAETKAATSRWGNQPTGEDVQKMIRDSALTRHALLVRYLQNKLALAKWKLKKAEKALAKVQEYLEPADLPTDLETITDEERFLFRKMGLSMKPFLLLGRRGVYDGTIQNMHLHWKYRELVKIIVRGKRFELVKHIAISLEAESGGVLVSLDKTTKGYAIIVYRGKNYLQPQGLKPKNLLTRKQALARSIELQRSEALKHHISDLHERIELVKSELEDLSNGKDIDDSKTLYSRLDDPNVSDDDMEEDKGEEAYLEIYDSGREDINDQNMEFKRV